From Mya arenaria isolate MELC-2E11 chromosome 1, ASM2691426v1, a single genomic window includes:
- the LOC128230599 gene encoding tyrosine-protein kinase Fes/Fps-like isoform X2 yields MCLDIATGMNYLVAHGCLHTLLAARNCFITDESLVKISDYGISSAATGYTKDLALFPVKWSAPELLRSEPPTAKSDVWSYGVVMWEIFSKGDKPHSERNNIVTQTFVMNKEVLPAPKATPDSIYHIMKRCWAFVPRDRILFEEIIEQIDILIKSPPSAEKWS; encoded by the exons ATGTGTTTAGATATTGCTACCGGCATGAACTATTTGGTCGCTCATGGATGCTTACACAC ACTTCTTGCGGCCCGCAACTGCTTCATTACGGACGAGTCTTTGGTGAAGATATCGGATTACGGCATTTCCAGTGCCGCGACAGGTTATACTAAAGACCTAGCTCTGTTTCCGGTCAAATGGTCCGCACCAGAACTGTTAAGAAGCG AACCACCAACAGCCAAGTCGGATGTCTGGAGCTACGGAGTGGTAATGTGGGAAATATTCTCTAAGGGAGACAAGCCACATTCCGAACGAAATAACATCGTTACACAGACCTTTGTAATGAACA AGGAGGTATTGCCAGCACCCAAAGCGACACCTGACAGCATTTACCACATCATGAAGCGCTGCTGGGCTTTCGTTCCAAGAGATAGGATACTATTTGAAGAAATCATTGAACAGATTGACATACTGATCAAGAGTCCGCCATCCGCAGAGAAGTGGAGCTAA